A genomic segment from Phragmites australis chromosome 6, lpPhrAust1.1, whole genome shotgun sequence encodes:
- the LOC133922568 gene encoding uncharacterized protein LOC133922568, translating to MAYVDHAFSISDEDDLVGGAIGGPRGAPVKEIAFAAALLAFGALGSVAGLLMAANRVGGDRAHGIFFMVLGIVMFIPGFYYTRIAYYAYKGYKGFSFSNIPLI from the exons aTGGCGTACGTAGACCAcgccttctccatctccgacgAGGACGACCTCGTCGGCGGCGCCATCGGGGGGCCCCGCGGTGCGCCCGTCAAGGAGATCGCCTTCGCCGCCGCGCTCCTCGCCTTCGGGGCGCTCGGCTCCGTCGCGGGCCTTCTCATGGCGGCCAATCGCGTCGGAGGGGACCGCGCGCACG GAATTTTCTTTATGGTTTTGGGTATCGTAATGTTCATCCCCGGGTTCTACTACACAAGAATCGCCTACTATGCTTACAAAGGTTACAAGGGCTTCTCGTTTTCAAACATCCCGCTGATCTGA
- the LOC133923241 gene encoding auxin-responsive protein IAA5-like — protein sequence MVVAWASTPSSLCSRSTPPLASDEQATGSPLLLPSRPSPSSLGSPASSGCNESMAEQSNVVAGRGEDDANRSLAAVGLEEEDHYSTASVGMDDASYLRKVNLKTYSSCKDLSMGLQKMLSCFITGDFPGYLSFFLVRFALVTA from the exons ATGGTAGTCGCCTGGGCTTCTACTCCGTCGTCGCTCTGCTCCCGCAGCACTCCCCCGCTGGCATCCGACGAGCAGGCGACTGGGTCG CCACTGCTCCTCCCCTCTAGGCCATCTCCTTCCTCGCTCGGGAGCCCGGCATCGTCTGGATGCAATGAATCAATGGCGGAGCAGAGCAATGTGGTTGCTGGCCGTGGGGAAGATGATGCTAACAGAAGTTTGGCTGCTGTTGGGCTTGAGGAAGAAGACCACTACAGCACGGCTTCG GTAGGCATGGATGACGCCTCGTACCTTAGGAAGGTGAACCTCAAGACATACTCCAGCTGCAAGGATCTCTCCATGGGGCTCCAGAAGATGTTGAGCTGCTTCATCACTGGTGACTTCCCAGGTTATCTAAGCTTCTTTCTGGTGCGGTTTGCCCTTGTGACTGCATAA